ACATTAGTTAATTAACTCTTTCTAAAGGATAAAATATTACTTTGATCACCTAATTTTGCTAAGACAGTTTCTCCAACAATTGCATTTTGTGTAACATCTACTTGCTCTAACAAATTAGTAGGTAGATATAAATCTACTCTTGATCCAAAGCGAATTAAGCCAAATCTTTGTCCAGCTACTAAATGATCCCCTTCTTTTACCCAACAACAAATTCTACGTGCTAACAAACCGGCCACTTGTACTACTGCTAACTCTCCATGTGGGCTATCAATTATCAAAATATTACGTTCATTTTCTTCACTAGATTTATCTAGCTCAGCACTTAAAAATTTACCTTTTTTATATATTATTTTTTTTATAGTTCCACTAACAGGAGATCTATTAACATGACAAGAGAAAACATTCATAAAAACGGAAATACGCAAAACT
The Bartonella sp. DGB1 genome window above contains:
- a CDS encoding phosphatidylserine decarboxylase, with amino-acid sequence MNIVTTIRNVLVPIHREGYIFIAIFFVTALVLGVVVWQPFFWIGLILTVWCMYFFRDPERVTPQDDSLVISPADGKISCVEKIVPPKELGLDYEEVLRISVFMNVFSCHVNRSPVSGTIKKIIYKKGKFLSAELDKSSEENERNILIIDSPHGELAVVQVAGLLARRICCWVKEGDHLVAGQRFGLIRFGSRVDLYLPTNLLEQVDVTQNAIVGETVLAKLGDQSNILSFRKS